A genome region from Christensenella minuta includes the following:
- a CDS encoding ABC-2 transporter permease translates to MRGLLRKEFLGIRSFFKMYAFIIAICIIPVAAAQDGTFSAGFAVGICTFIGIMMCFISFNYDVSSKWNKFVLTLPFTREQIVRSKYLFSLIMVGVGMGLGLALSAVLAAAGQAKLDTGLLLAAGFLTACALLSVSIIIPLVFKFGVEKSRIIVIVIFLVPFMTFIALSGNGAVDEAAMRGALPLLARLLPLCGIAALAVSYFVSVRIYQKKEE, encoded by the coding sequence ATGAGGGGACTTTTGCGAAAGGAATTCCTGGGGATCAGGAGCTTTTTCAAAATGTATGCATTTATTATCGCCATTTGTATCATCCCGGTTGCGGCGGCGCAGGACGGCACTTTCTCGGCAGGCTTCGCCGTCGGGATCTGTACGTTCATCGGCATCATGATGTGCTTTATTTCGTTCAATTACGACGTGAGCAGCAAGTGGAATAAATTTGTCCTCACCCTCCCTTTCACGCGGGAACAGATCGTCCGCTCCAAATACCTGTTCTCCCTCATTATGGTGGGCGTAGGCATGGGGCTTGGCCTCGCGCTCTCCGCCGTGCTCGCGGCTGCGGGACAGGCTAAGCTCGATACGGGACTCCTGCTTGCGGCGGGCTTCCTTACGGCGTGCGCCCTGCTGTCCGTCAGCATCATTATCCCGCTGGTTTTCAAATTCGGCGTGGAGAAGAGCCGCATCATCGTAATCGTGATCTTCCTTGTGCCGTTCATGACGTTTATCGCGCTGTCCGGAAACGGAGCCGTGGACGAAGCGGCAATGCGGGGGGCCCTTCCCCTCCTTGCGCGGCTCCTGCCCCTGTGCGGCATAGCGGCTCTTGCCGTTTCCTACTTTGTTTCAGTGCGCATCTACCAGAAGAAAGAAGAGTAA
- a CDS encoding ParB/RepB/Spo0J family partition protein codes for MKRGLGKGLGALMADAQAGATEKEGASEIDIFLLDNDTNQPRKKFDEAKLKELAQSIKVHGIMQPIIVYKNEGRYTIIAGERRFRAAKMAGLSKVPVIVKQLEKREVLELSLIENIQREDLNPLEQAAALQQLMTDYSLTQDEVSKRVGKSRSAIANLLRLLSLPEPVKKLVTGGKLSAGHARCLLPLEDNKKIGEGAKYIVEGDLSVREAEAMVKEWLNPAAPAKKAQKTKKAVPVELRDAQDELSRALATKVQIKGSLAKGRISIEYYTAQQLEELYEFLKKTE; via the coding sequence ATGAAAAGAGGACTCGGAAAAGGCCTTGGGGCGCTGATGGCGGACGCGCAAGCCGGGGCAACGGAAAAAGAAGGCGCGAGTGAAATCGATATTTTCCTGCTGGACAATGACACCAACCAGCCGAGGAAAAAGTTTGACGAGGCGAAGCTGAAGGAGCTGGCACAGTCTATCAAGGTGCACGGCATCATGCAGCCGATCATCGTCTATAAAAACGAAGGACGTTACACCATCATCGCGGGGGAACGGCGTTTCCGCGCGGCTAAGATGGCGGGGCTTTCCAAGGTGCCCGTAATCGTCAAGCAGCTTGAAAAACGTGAGGTCCTCGAGCTCTCGCTGATCGAAAACATCCAGCGCGAGGACCTCAATCCGCTGGAACAGGCCGCCGCCCTCCAGCAACTGATGACGGATTATAGTTTAACGCAGGACGAGGTTTCAAAGCGCGTTGGCAAAAGCCGCAGCGCGATCGCGAACCTTTTGCGCCTGCTGTCCCTGCCGGAGCCAGTCAAAAAACTGGTGACAGGCGGGAAACTGTCCGCCGGGCACGCGCGCTGCCTGCTGCCGCTCGAGGATAACAAAAAGATCGGCGAAGGCGCAAAATATATCGTAGAGGGCGACCTTTCCGTGCGTGAGGCGGAAGCGATGGTGAAGGAATGGCTCAATCCCGCCGCACCCGCGAAAAAGGCACAGAAAACGAAAAAAGCCGTGCCGGTGGAACTGCGCGACGCGCAGGACGAGCTTTCCCGTGCCCTTGCGACAAAGGTGCAGATCAAGGGCTCGCTGGCAAAGGGCCGGATTTCTATCGAATATTATACCGCGCAGCAGCTCGAGGAGCTGTACGAATTCCTGAAGAAGACGGAATAA
- a CDS encoding CvpA family protein produces MDIINLNWIILFLIAIYILQGLHKGFLISVANTVGMAVSWLVGFLFSPLMSQAIAKGSFYQFLYYFTNGVDQLQASGNLAVTSLSQTQIGDIVTNAGLPFPFDQLVADNMTNHVFEAQGFHTVSEYFGHTITSVVVNIFSFLVIYLVARIVISLLVNAVNYASPLPVLRRCDSLAGGAVGAVRGFFGMFALFMVIPVILISMPADFMTPILNDSSMAAFFYHSNFLLRGISGMV; encoded by the coding sequence ATGGATATCATCAACCTCAACTGGATCATATTATTTTTGATCGCAATCTATATTTTGCAGGGGCTCCACAAGGGTTTCCTGATCTCGGTCGCAAACACGGTGGGAATGGCCGTTTCGTGGCTCGTGGGCTTCCTCTTTTCGCCCCTTATGTCGCAGGCCATTGCAAAGGGCTCTTTTTACCAGTTCCTGTATTACTTTACCAACGGGGTCGATCAATTGCAGGCCTCGGGCAACCTTGCGGTGACCAGCCTCTCGCAGACACAGATCGGCGATATCGTAACGAATGCGGGGCTTCCGTTCCCGTTCGACCAGCTGGTGGCGGATAACATGACGAACCATGTGTTCGAGGCGCAGGGCTTCCACACCGTATCGGAATATTTCGGCCATACCATCACCAGCGTCGTTGTGAATATCTTTTCGTTCCTGGTCATTTACCTTGTCGCGCGCATCGTAATCTCGCTGCTCGTCAACGCGGTTAACTATGCGTCGCCCCTTCCCGTCCTGCGCAGGTGCGATTCCCTTGCAGGCGGCGCGGTTGGCGCGGTGCGCGGGTTCTTTGGCATGTTTGCGCTGTTCATGGTGATCCCCGTGATCCTGATCTCCATGCCCGCGGATTTTATGACTCCCATCCTGAACGATTCTTCCATGGCTGCCTTTTTCTACCACTCGAACTTTTTACTGCGCGGAATTTCGGGGATGGTTTAG
- a CDS encoding MarR family winged helix-turn-helix transcriptional regulator gives MTGYDEKHLRPLLYLSRKLKKLYGKKCAEAGSAFGLAQCEMDVLLFLANNRGFDTAMDVVKYRSVSKALVSKAVESLAARGYLRTHTDPGDRRYTHLVLTDEAAPAVRALQGAQAAFVEILKNETTPEERAVMAAVLGRLCQKFEND, from the coding sequence ATGACCGGGTATGATGAAAAACATCTGCGGCCGCTGCTTTATTTAAGCCGCAAGCTGAAAAAGCTGTACGGGAAGAAATGCGCGGAGGCGGGAAGCGCTTTTGGCCTTGCACAGTGTGAAATGGACGTGCTCCTTTTCCTCGCCAACAACAGGGGGTTCGATACGGCGATGGACGTGGTGAAGTACCGCTCCGTTTCCAAGGCGCTTGTTTCCAAGGCTGTGGAATCGCTTGCGGCGCGGGGCTACCTCAGGACGCACACCGATCCGGGGGACAGGCGGTATACGCATCTTGTGCTCACGGACGAAGCCGCGCCCGCGGTGCGCGCATTGCAGGGGGCGCAGGCGGCGTTTGTGGAAATCCTGAAAAACGAGACCACGCCGGAGGAACGTGCCGTGATGGCGGCCGTCCTGGGCCGGCTGTGTCAAAAATTTGAAAACGATTGA
- a CDS encoding ATP-dependent helicase yields the protein MRFKITKDKGGICVEDLLHGLNEAQREAVTTTEGFVRVIAGAGSGKTRALSRRFAYLVNEIGILPGNILCVTFTNKSAGEMRQRIHNLTGDNDTGYINTFHGFCVSVLQEDSHAVQYPKSFLVLDNSDIDAMLKIIYEERGLTLRNMTFGKARDMIELRKTFTEKDYYLDMIPMSLAALKQKYDDAVSASDIIFYGYLYQERKCFGLDYNDLINFSLYIFRQNEDIRLKWQKRLEYIMIDEFQDIDALQYQLMEVLCGHHKNLFIVGDPDQTIYTWRGADVRYLLDFDKAFPQAKTILMMQNYRSTPQILSVANSLIGRNRSRIKKDLLPTLPAGAPVVCHHADTAQAEAAWIAEQIGALTARGAACREITILYRAHYITRTLEEVFIKEKIPYVIYSGIQFFGRMEIKDALSYLRMAAYQDDLSFLRIANTPRRNLGQRRIEFLQEYAAQNQCSLYTALRRTIDHDVFKGTKAAQFISLVESFSSGQEGRPISEVLSAILNESGYEKMLRTEGSQERLDNLAELKQSVYEYETSCGEECTMEHYLAHVALFSNGDAADIRDKVKLMTVHAAKGLEFPYVFLCGMNEGIFPSRKTNSLEGMEEERRLAFVAMTRAEKALYLSGAGGRNFDGSPRYPSRFLLDIDPALLSFTKPPREGLIAEARDYIALSSRWLKEDAQRQPLAVGQRVKHSIFGCGVVVDVDAAKAAHIVQFDKIGTPRAISFRAKLDKC from the coding sequence ATGAGATTTAAGATTACCAAGGACAAGGGAGGGATCTGCGTGGAAGATTTGCTGCACGGCCTGAACGAGGCGCAGCGTGAGGCCGTGACGACAACGGAGGGCTTTGTGCGCGTGATCGCGGGGGCCGGTTCCGGCAAGACCCGCGCCCTTTCCCGGCGGTTTGCTTACCTTGTGAACGAGATCGGCATCCTGCCCGGCAATATCCTTTGCGTTACCTTCACCAACAAATCCGCCGGCGAAATGCGCCAGCGCATCCATAATTTGACCGGCGATAACGACACCGGATACATCAACACCTTCCACGGCTTCTGTGTTTCCGTTTTGCAGGAAGACAGCCATGCCGTGCAGTATCCCAAAAGCTTTTTGGTACTGGACAATTCCGATATCGATGCGATGCTGAAAATCATTTACGAGGAGCGGGGCCTGACGCTTCGCAACATGACCTTCGGCAAGGCGCGGGATATGATCGAGCTCCGCAAGACCTTCACGGAAAAGGATTATTACCTGGACATGATTCCTATGTCCCTTGCGGCCCTGAAACAAAAATACGACGACGCCGTCTCGGCTTCCGACATTATATTCTACGGCTACCTGTATCAGGAAAGGAAGTGCTTTGGCCTCGATTACAACGACCTGATTAATTTTTCGCTCTATATTTTCCGGCAGAACGAGGATATCCGCCTCAAATGGCAAAAAAGGCTGGAATACATTATGATCGATGAATTCCAGGATATCGACGCGTTGCAGTACCAGCTGATGGAGGTGCTGTGCGGCCACCACAAAAACCTGTTTATCGTCGGCGATCCAGACCAGACGATCTATACCTGGCGCGGAGCCGACGTGCGGTACCTTCTGGATTTTGACAAAGCGTTTCCACAGGCCAAGACCATCCTGATGATGCAAAACTACCGCTCAACGCCGCAAATCCTGTCCGTTGCCAATTCCCTCATCGGCCGCAACCGGAGCCGCATCAAAAAGGACCTGCTGCCGACGCTGCCGGCGGGCGCGCCTGTCGTTTGCCACCATGCCGATACCGCGCAGGCCGAGGCCGCATGGATCGCGGAGCAGATCGGCGCGCTTACGGCCAGGGGCGCGGCCTGCCGGGAGATCACGATTCTCTACCGCGCACACTATATTACACGCACCTTGGAAGAGGTGTTTATAAAAGAAAAAATTCCTTATGTCATTTACAGCGGCATCCAGTTTTTCGGACGAATGGAGATCAAGGACGCGCTTTCTTATTTGCGTATGGCCGCCTATCAGGACGATCTTTCCTTCCTGCGGATCGCCAATACGCCGCGGCGCAACCTGGGACAGCGGCGGATAGAATTTTTACAGGAATATGCGGCGCAGAACCAGTGCTCCCTTTATACGGCGCTCCGCCGGACTATCGACCACGACGTCTTCAAGGGAACGAAGGCGGCGCAGTTCATTTCCCTGGTTGAATCATTTTCCTCCGGGCAGGAAGGACGGCCCATTTCGGAAGTGTTGTCGGCCATCCTCAATGAGAGCGGTTACGAGAAAATGCTCCGCACCGAGGGCAGCCAGGAACGTCTCGACAATTTAGCGGAACTGAAGCAATCCGTCTATGAATACGAAACCTCCTGCGGTGAGGAATGCACAATGGAGCATTACCTTGCCCACGTGGCGCTGTTTTCAAACGGCGACGCGGCGGACATTCGCGACAAGGTTAAGCTGATGACCGTTCATGCGGCCAAAGGACTGGAATTTCCTTATGTCTTCCTCTGCGGCATGAACGAAGGCATTTTCCCCTCGAGGAAAACAAATTCCTTAGAGGGAATGGAGGAAGAACGGCGGCTGGCCTTTGTGGCCATGACGCGGGCGGAAAAAGCACTGTACCTCTCAGGAGCCGGCGGCAGAAATTTTGACGGCTCGCCCCGCTATCCTTCCCGTTTCCTGCTGGATATCGACCCGGCGCTGCTTTCCTTTACGAAGCCGCCGCGCGAAGGACTCATCGCCGAGGCGCGCGACTATATCGCCCTCAGCAGCCGCTGGCTTAAGGAAGATGCGCAAAGGCAGCCCCTTGCCGTCGGGCAGCGGGTAAAGCACAGCATCTTCGGCTGCGGCGTGGTCGTGGATGTGGACGCTGCAAAGGCAGCCCACATCGTCCAGTTCGACAAAATAGGGACCCCCCGCGCGATCTCCTTCCGGGCAAAGCTTGACAAGTGCTGA
- a CDS encoding ABC-2 transporter permease, whose protein sequence is MKGLIVKEFLFTREYLFFCLAILLAFVIMMNLSGMPVAAGFSIGLCAMFGGMMSLVSFTYDCNAHWESYALTLPRTKRQIVLSKYLFGFILMSAGAALGLACTALFSFAGFIEPASEDAKTALGIICTTLIAIAAQLPFVYRFGIEKSRIFVTALGVFLFMALAKYFLEMPKDGTGTLLVILPFAAACALPFSFFLSCRMFERGKMERKPLRTKQIRSLR, encoded by the coding sequence ATGAAAGGCCTGATCGTAAAAGAATTTCTGTTTACCAGAGAATATCTGTTTTTTTGCCTTGCCATCCTGCTTGCTTTCGTGATTATGATGAATCTTTCGGGAATGCCGGTCGCGGCGGGTTTTTCGATTGGGCTTTGCGCAATGTTCGGAGGAATGATGAGCCTTGTGTCGTTTACCTATGACTGCAACGCACATTGGGAAAGCTATGCGCTGACCCTGCCCCGTACCAAAAGACAGATTGTTCTGTCAAAATACCTGTTTGGGTTTATCCTGATGAGCGCGGGGGCGGCGCTTGGGTTGGCCTGTACGGCCCTATTCTCTTTCGCGGGGTTTATCGAACCCGCCAGTGAAGATGCAAAAACAGCACTTGGGATCATTTGTACGACGCTTATCGCAATTGCGGCACAGCTGCCGTTTGTTTATCGGTTTGGCATTGAAAAGAGCAGGATTTTTGTCACCGCGCTGGGAGTGTTCCTGTTTATGGCGCTGGCAAAATACTTTTTAGAGATGCCGAAGGATGGGACCGGTACGCTGCTTGTCATTCTGCCGTTTGCGGCGGCGTGCGCGCTGCCTTTTTCGTTTTTTCTTTCCTGCCGTATGTTTGAACGCGGGAAGATGGAACGGAAGCCCCTGCGAACCAAACAGATCCGGAGCCTGCGCTGA
- a CDS encoding DUF2971 domain-containing protein, producing MNANQIETVYHYCSVESFYSIISNKTLRLSDIGKSNDYMERRWLQQFILETTMEEYDKAPFSIWFEYEGKEYRDHEAVEELMRYELKTMGQHWYDDYITYAICFSERGDSLSQWRGYADDGSGVCIGFRADRISGMLGKNRESKEPGHTFEFARIRYTPAAQKALIRPHIRKIFRHLHTLVDQEQKPSGEIVKLLRAVNGESAFCKNPAFSEEHEWRLAVNFPIPTTDAYAKFVQRQGHVAQNDLFSKLKTVVVGKTIKSYVELNLRTIGLDALTSVRLGPKCQLSKNDVKLFLFSEGVGLTDENILPSSATYR from the coding sequence ATGAATGCAAATCAAATTGAAACCGTATACCATTATTGCAGTGTGGAGAGCTTTTACAGCATCATCTCCAATAAGACGCTGCGCCTTTCGGATATCGGCAAAAGCAACGATTATATGGAGCGGCGGTGGCTCCAGCAGTTTATCCTCGAAACGACGATGGAGGAATATGACAAGGCCCCGTTTTCCATCTGGTTTGAATATGAGGGAAAGGAATACAGGGACCACGAGGCGGTGGAAGAGCTCATGCGCTATGAGCTGAAAACGATGGGCCAGCACTGGTATGACGATTATATTACCTACGCGATCTGTTTTTCCGAACGGGGCGACAGCCTGAGCCAGTGGCGTGGTTATGCGGACGACGGCTCGGGCGTGTGCATCGGCTTCCGCGCGGACCGCATCAGCGGTATGCTGGGCAAAAACCGCGAATCGAAAGAGCCGGGACATACCTTTGAATTCGCGCGCATCCGGTATACCCCGGCAGCGCAAAAGGCGCTCATACGGCCGCACATCCGCAAAATCTTCCGGCATCTGCACACCCTCGTCGACCAGGAGCAAAAGCCGTCGGGAGAGATCGTCAAACTGCTGCGCGCGGTGAACGGAGAAAGCGCGTTCTGTAAAAACCCGGCGTTCAGCGAAGAACACGAATGGCGGCTGGCCGTCAATTTCCCCATCCCCACAACGGACGCTTATGCGAAGTTTGTGCAGCGGCAGGGGCATGTCGCCCAGAACGATCTGTTCAGCAAGCTCAAAACCGTAGTGGTGGGCAAGACCATCAAATCCTATGTGGAGCTGAACCTCAGGACCATCGGTCTGGATGCGCTGACGAGCGTGCGCCTTGGGCCAAAATGCCAGCTCAGCAAAAACGACGTGAAGCTGTTCCTGTTCAGCGAGGGCGTGGGCCTTACGGATGAAAACATCCTGCCCTCCTCCGCGACCTACCGGTAA
- a CDS encoding MATE family efflux transporter — protein sequence MENRIETDLGQGSVGKLLLRLAVPTVTAQVVNVLYNMVDRMYIGHIEGIGAQALTGVGVCMPLIMIISAFAALAGMGGSPRASIMMGRGDHPAAEKILGNCTTLMLVLAGALTAVFLAFGRDMLLAFGASGDTIGYAMQYMPIYACGTVFVQIALGLNSFITAQGFAKTSMITVLIGAVINIILDPVFIFGFHMGVRGAAVATVISQAVSCFWVLSFLSGKRAVIRLRPNNMKLSASVILPCILLGLSPFIMQATESIIAVCFNASLQTYGGDTAVGAMTILTTVMQFSMLPLMGLSQGAQPIISFNFGARSAARVKKAFQLLLIVSVAYSAALWAAAMLAPQALVSIFTHDPVLSQAAVYAMRIYMGVSVVFGVQIACQQTFIAIGNAKTSLFLAVLRKIILLIPLIYIMPMLLPDPVTAVFSAEPVADAIAVATTAVLFAVQFRRAMKRLAEPEGTLPQEPKGAPAQ from the coding sequence ATGGAAAACCGGATCGAGACCGACCTTGGGCAGGGCAGCGTCGGCAAGCTCCTGCTCAGGCTTGCGGTGCCCACGGTAACCGCGCAGGTCGTAAACGTACTCTATAATATGGTGGACCGTATGTATATCGGCCACATCGAAGGGATCGGCGCGCAGGCGCTCACAGGGGTGGGCGTGTGCATGCCGCTGATTATGATTATCTCCGCCTTTGCGGCGCTGGCGGGCATGGGCGGTTCTCCCCGCGCATCCATCATGATGGGCCGGGGCGACCATCCGGCGGCGGAAAAGATTCTCGGCAACTGCACAACCCTGATGCTGGTCCTCGCGGGAGCGCTTACGGCGGTGTTCCTTGCCTTCGGGCGGGATATGCTGCTCGCATTCGGGGCGAGCGGCGATACCATTGGCTATGCGATGCAATACATGCCCATTTACGCCTGCGGTACGGTGTTCGTGCAGATCGCCCTCGGGCTTAATTCCTTTATCACGGCGCAGGGCTTTGCCAAAACGAGCATGATTACGGTCCTGATCGGCGCGGTCATCAACATCATTCTCGACCCCGTCTTTATCTTCGGCTTTCATATGGGAGTCCGCGGCGCGGCCGTCGCAACGGTAATCTCACAGGCGGTGTCCTGCTTCTGGGTGCTGTCCTTCCTCTCGGGAAAACGCGCGGTCATTCGCCTGCGTCCGAACAACATGAAGCTCAGTGCTTCCGTAATCCTGCCGTGCATCCTGCTCGGCTTGTCGCCCTTCATTATGCAGGCGACGGAAAGCATTATCGCCGTGTGTTTCAACGCGTCACTGCAAACGTACGGCGGGGATACCGCCGTCGGCGCCATGACCATCCTTACAACGGTGATGCAGTTTTCCATGCTGCCCCTGATGGGGCTTTCGCAGGGCGCGCAGCCCATCATCAGCTTTAACTTCGGCGCACGCAGCGCGGCGCGGGTAAAAAAGGCCTTCCAGCTTCTTTTGATCGTCAGCGTCGCTTATTCCGCGGCGTTGTGGGCGGCCGCCATGCTTGCGCCGCAGGCGCTCGTTTCCATCTTTACGCACGATCCGGTGCTTTCGCAGGCCGCCGTTTACGCCATGCGTATCTATATGGGCGTATCGGTAGTATTTGGCGTGCAGATTGCCTGCCAGCAAACGTTTATTGCCATCGGCAACGCGAAAACTTCGCTGTTCCTCGCGGTCCTGCGCAAGATTATCCTGCTGATCCCGCTCATTTACATCATGCCCATGCTTTTGCCCGACCCGGTGACGGCCGTCTTTTCGGCGGAGCCCGTGGCGGACGCGATCGCCGTGGCGACAACCGCCGTCCTATTTGCCGTCCAGTTCCGCCGGGCAATGAAGCGGCTGGCGGAGCCGGAGGGCACCCTTCCGCAGGAGCCTAAGGGCGCGCCTGCGCAGTAG
- a CDS encoding ABC transporter ATP-binding protein, with protein sequence MDSIIFNNVSKEYRDFALRDVSFSVPRGSIMGLIGENGAGKTTAIKLLLNMIRADKGTIEVFGLGHVENERKIKEQIGVVMEEDCFYESLKCKDVAAIMRNIFKTWDDALFHSLTKNFGLPENKKLKQFSRGMKMKLSIAAALSHRPRLLVLDEATSGLDPIVRSEILDVFLDFIQDEEHSILISSHITSDLEKVADYITFLHEGRVVLSENKDKMLYEYGVLKCGAEAFDRIDAADIVRYRKSAFGYEALTADKNAAARKYPDIALDSAGLEDVMLLMIKGETK encoded by the coding sequence ATGGACAGCATCATTTTTAATAACGTAAGCAAGGAATACCGGGATTTCGCCCTCAGGGACGTGAGCTTTTCCGTGCCGCGGGGCAGTATCATGGGCCTGATCGGTGAAAACGGCGCGGGCAAGACGACTGCCATCAAGCTGCTTTTGAACATGATCCGTGCGGATAAGGGAACTATTGAAGTTTTCGGCCTCGGACATGTGGAAAACGAGCGTAAGATCAAGGAGCAGATTGGCGTGGTCATGGAGGAAGATTGCTTTTACGAATCGCTGAAATGCAAAGACGTGGCGGCCATCATGCGCAATATATTCAAAACGTGGGACGATGCGCTGTTCCACTCGCTCACGAAAAATTTCGGCCTGCCGGAAAACAAAAAACTCAAGCAGTTTTCCCGCGGGATGAAGATGAAGCTGTCGATCGCGGCGGCGCTCAGCCACCGGCCAAGGCTGCTGGTCCTTGATGAAGCGACAAGCGGGCTTGATCCCATCGTGCGCAGCGAGATACTGGACGTCTTTCTCGATTTCATCCAGGACGAGGAACACTCCATCCTCATTTCCTCCCACATCACGAGCGACCTTGAGAAAGTGGCGGACTATATTACCTTTCTCCACGAGGGGCGGGTCGTCCTTTCCGAGAACAAGGATAAGATGCTGTATGAATACGGCGTTCTGAAGTGCGGGGCGGAGGCCTTTGACAGGATCGATGCGGCGGATATCGTTCGTTACCGCAAATCTGCTTTTGGTTATGAAGCGCTGACTGCGGACAAAAACGCGGCGGCGCGCAAATATCCGGATATCGCGCTGGACAGCGCCGGCCTCGAGGACGTCATGCTGCTCATGATTAAGGGGGAAACGAAATGA
- a CDS encoding GntR family transcriptional regulator, with amino-acid sequence MDIIISNSSGKPIYEQITSQIKNMIISGELQEGDALPSMRLLAKELRISVITTKRAYDDLERDGFIESFTGRGSFVAQKNVEFLREEQLKIAEEHLKNAVSVAKSSGISLDELEEILHVLYEE; translated from the coding sequence GTGGATATCATCATCAGCAATTCCAGCGGAAAGCCGATCTATGAACAGATCACCTCGCAGATCAAGAATATGATAATCAGCGGGGAGCTTCAGGAAGGGGACGCCCTTCCGTCTATGCGGCTGCTGGCAAAGGAACTGAGGATCAGCGTCATCACGACGAAGCGCGCGTACGACGACCTCGAGCGCGACGGATTCATCGAAAGCTTCACCGGACGGGGGAGCTTTGTGGCGCAGAAAAATGTGGAGTTCTTAAGGGAAGAACAACTCAAAATTGCCGAGGAGCACCTGAAAAACGCCGTCTCCGTGGCAAAGAGCAGCGGCATCTCTCTCGACGAGCTGGAAGAGATTTTGCACGTACTGTATGAAGAATAG